The sequence CTGGGCCATGGACACGGGCTGGTTGGCGCGCAGCAGCAGCAGCGACAGCAACGCCTGCTGCTGCGGCGGTCCCACGCGCAGCTCGGCGTCCCCCCGGTACGCGCGCACCGCGCCGAGTATCTGGAAATGGAATGCTCCGGCCACCCGGTGTTCCCCTCGCGACGGTCAGTGGGGCAAGCGGACAAGATCGCTCGCGGATACCTTAAAGACGGCATCGGCCGGGCCGGGGATCCACTTTGTTACGACTTGGTGCGCGCTTGAGGGACGGGTGTGCCGGTCCGGGGCCCGGCTGTCGATCTGCACGGTCCGCCGGCCGCGCACGCACGTGCTCCTGGCCGCCCGGCCCGCCAGCGCCCGCGAAGGGACCACCACCGGCGAGAAGGCCGCCGACGGCCCGATGCCCGCAGCCCTGCGCCGTCCAGGTGGACCTCGGTGCTCGGCCCACCGCCGGAGCGCCCGAGCGGGTGATCGGCGGGCGATGGCCTCAAGGGTGCGACGGTGGCCGACCCGTCGCCGCCCACGGACTGGACCGGCCGGCGTCAGCGGCTCGATCCGGTCCGGGCGGGCCGGTCGGCGGGCCGCCGCGACCATCGATGGGCTGTCGACCAGCCCGTCGACCGGCCCATTGCAGAGCGCCCCCGGCAGGACTCGAACCTGCGGCCAAGCGCTTAGAAGGCGCCTGCTCTATCCGCTGAGCTACGGGGGCCTGGTGGCGCGTCCAAGGATAAAGCTCCCTGCTCGCCGACCCTGTCGCTTCGCCTCCGTGGCTCGATGTGGAGGTTCGGTGAAGCGGTCCTGATAATCGCAGGCGGGTACGAATCGTGCAGCGCTTTTGGCGTCCGACGCGACCGGGTGTTGTGCACTCGTTATGCCTGGCCCGCGCCCATGTCCCAGTCGCCCCATCCGCCCTTTCTGTTCCGTCGGCGCGCAGACATGTCCATATGCTTCAGAATTCCCCTAAAATTGGGCATTCTTCACATGTGGTGACCTTGGACGTACGGCCTCAGCTGCTCGACACACTCTCCGCTCTGCGCGACCGTGTCGCCGCCGCACGCTTTCCGCTGCCCCTGGCCGGGGCCCCACGCGCGCGTGCCAACCGCGACGAACTCCTCGCCCAGCTGGACGACTACCTCGTACCCAGACTACGGGCACCCGAGGCGCCGCTGCTGGCCGTGGTCGGCGGGTCCACCGGCGCGGGGAAGTCGACCCTCGTCAACTCCCTCGTCGGGCGCCGCGTGAGCGAGGCCGGCGTGCTCAGGCCGACGACCCGCACCCCGGTGCTGGTCTGCCATCCGGCGGATCACCACTGGTTCAGCGGCATGCGCGTCCTGCCCGACCTCGCGCGCGTCTGGGTGCCCCACCACGCCTCCCGCGACGACGACCTCCTGCTCCCGGGCGAACTCCCCGGCGACCAGCCCGTCCGCGCCCTGCGCGTCGAGACCGCCGACACCCTCCCGCGCGGACTCGCCCTCCTCGACGCCCCCGACGTCGACTCCCTGGTCGCCGAGAACCGCGTCCTCGCCGCCGAACTGCTCTGCGCCGCCGACATCTGGGTCATGGTCACCAGCGCGGCCCGCTACGCCGACGCCGTCCCCTGGCACCTGCTGCGCACCGCCAAGGAGTACGACGCCACGCTCGTCACCGTCCTCGACCGCGTACCCCACCAGGTCGTCTCCGAGGTCTCCCGGCAGTACGCCGCCCTGCTCACCAAGGCCGGCCTCGGCGACGTGCCCCGCTTCACCGTGCCCGAGCTGCCCGAATCCGTCTGGAGCGCGGGCCTGCTGCCCGCCACCGCCGTCGCGGCCCTGCGCACCTGGCTCATCCAGCACGCCCAGGACCCCGGCGCCCGGCAGTACGTCATGGCCCGTACCGCCCACGGCCTCCTCGACTCGCTGAAGACCCGCATGCCCGAGCTGGCCGGCGCCGCCGCCGCCCAGTACGCGGCCGCGCTCCGGCTCACCACGGCGGTGGAGGGGGCGTACGACCGGGAGCACGCGCGCCTGCGCGACCGCCTCCAGTCCGGCGCCGTACTCGCCGGGGGCGCCCTCAAACGCTGGCGCGCCTTCCCCCTGGACTGCACGGCGGGCGAACTCCTCGACGCCCTCGTGGAGAGCCTCGGCGCGCTGCTGCTGTGCGCGGTCACCGCCGCCGACGAGCGGGTGGCCGAGGCCTGGCGCCGCGAACCCGCCGCCGCGGCCCCGGGACTCGCCGGGTGCGAGCCCTCGCCGGAGAGCGCGGAGCACCGTATCGGCCTCGCCGTACGGCGCTGGCGGCGCGAACTGGAGGAGTACGCCGAGGACGAGGTGCGCGAGCTGGACCGCAGCGTCGCGCCCGACCCCGAGGCCGTCGCCGCCCTCGCCGCCACCGCCCTGCTGGGCGGCCGCCGGGCGCGCCACGCGGGCGAACGGCTCGCCGACCGGGTCGGCGCCCACGGCGCGCTGCGCCTGCGCGACCGCGCCGAACGGCTGCTCGTCGACCACGTGGACCGCGTCGTCCACCGCGAACGCGAACGCCGGCTCGCCCCGCTCGACGCCCTCGACATCCATCCCGAGCCCCAGGCCGAACTCATCGCCGCCCTGTCCGTACTGCAGAAGGAGAGGTGACCGGTGTCCGCCGTCACTGACCAGGAGCACATGGACCACACAGACCGCGTCGAGCCCAGGGACCCCATGAGCCCTGTGAAGCGCACCAACCCCGCCAGCCCCATCGCGGGGCCCAGGGCCGTCGACATCGGCAAGCAGGGGGAGGGCGCCCGAGGCGACCAGGGCGGAGCAGGGGACGGCAGAAGAAGCAGGGACAGAGGCGGAGACGGTACGACGGCCTCCGCTGCCGCCGCCCCGGAGGAGCGGGACGAGGAGGGCACGTCGATGCCGGACGCGGGCGGGGCCGTAGCGGACGAGGCCCGGGAAGGCGGCGAGGGCGGGAGGAAGGCGGGCCCGGGTGCGCGGGGCGGGGCAAGTGGCGCCGGTGCGCAGGAGAGTGCGCCGGGCGGCTCCCCTCGTGCCGCGCGCGCCCCCCGTGCCGCTGGCCCCGGAAGCGCCCCGGCCACCCCCGCCGACCCGCCGGACGCGTCCGGCGGGTCAGCCCCCTCCACCCCCTCCGGTTCCTGGGACGACGGGCTCATCGCCCGCCGTATCACCGACGCCTCCGCCGCGCTCGCCGCCCCCGTGGCGCCGGTCCCGGCGCGTGGCGGGGCCGCCCGTACGGTCGTACCGCTCGCCTACGAAGGCCCCCTCCGCTCCCGTCTCGACGCCTTGCGGGAACTCGTCGGGCTCTCCCGGACGCGGCTGGACAGCCAGACCCTGGCCGAGGCGGGCCGGGTGCTGGACGAGGCGGCGGACCGGCGCAAGCTGTCCGGGCGGCACACGGTCGTCGCGATCGCGGGCGCCACCGGCAGCGGCAAGTCGCAGCTGTTCAACTCGCTCGCCGGGGTGGCCATTTCGGAGACCGGCGTACGGCGCCCGACCACCTCCTCGCCGATCGCGTGCAGCTGGAGCGACGGCGCCGCGGGACTCATCGACCGGCTCGGCATCCCGGGCCGGCTGCGCCGCCGTCCGCTGAACAACCCGGAGTCGGAGGAGCAGTTGCGCGGGCTGGTCCTGATCGACCTGCCCGACCACGACTCCGCCGCCGTACAGCATCGTGAACAGGTCGACCGCATCCTGAAGCTGGTGGACGCGGTGATCTGGGTGGTCGACCCGGAGAAGTACGCCGACGCCGTGCTGCACGAGCGCTATCTGCGGCCCATGGCCGGGCACGCCGAGGTCATGTTCATCGTGCTCAACCAGGTCGACCGGCTGCCTGGGGAGGCCGCCGACCAGGTCCTGGACGATCTGCGGCGGCTGCTGGACGAGGACGGCGTGGCGCTCGGCGAGCACGGGGAGCCCGGCGCCACCGTGCTCGCGCTGTCCGCGCTCACCGGCGAGGGCGTCGGTGACCTGCGCGAGTCGCTCGGTGAGTTCGTGGCCGAGCGGGGCGCGGCGGCCCGCCGGGTCGCCGCCGACGTGGACGCGGCCGCGGCCGGGCTGCGGCCGGTCTACGCCGCCGGGCGCCGGGTCGGGCTCAGCGAGGAGGCGCGCGAGGAGTTCGCCGCGCGGCTCGCGGAGGCGGTGGGCGCCACGGCGGCGGGCGAGGCCGCCGAACGGGCCTGGCTGCGCAACGCCAACCGGGCCTGCGGCACGCCCTGGCTGCGGCTGTGGCGCTGGTACCAGAAGCGCGGTACGGCGGCGACCGGCCGCCATCAGGTGGACGCCCAGGCCGACGAGGAGGCGACGGCGCGGCAGCGGGTGGAACAGGCGGTGCGTACGGTCGCCGACCGGGCCTCGGCCGGGCTGCCGGCGCCCTGGGCGCAGGCGGTGCGCGAGGCGGCCGTACGCGGTGCGCAGGGGCTGCCGGAGGCGCTGGACGAGCTGGCGGAACGGGCCGGGGGTCCTTCCGGGCGGCCGCCGCGTCCCGGCTGGTGGCCGGCCGCGGTGCTGGTCCAGGCGGCGATGACGCTGCTCCAGATCGCGGGCGGGCTGTGGCTGGTCGGGCAGATCGCCGGGTTGATGGCGCCCAATCTGGGGGTTCCGGTGCTGCTGATGGTGTGCGGGATCGTCGGCGGGCCGCTGGTGGAGTGGGGCTGCCGGATGGCCGCGCGGGGGCCGGCGCGGCGGTACGGCCAGGACGCGGAACGGCGGTTGTGCGAGTCGGCCGCGAGTTGCGGCCGGGCGCGGGTGCTGGATCCGGTGGCGTCGGAGCTGCTGCGGTACGGAGAGGTGCGGGAGCAGTACGGGAGGGTGGTGCGGGCGGAGGCGGGGGTGGGGTGAGGCTGATCTGAGGGCGGTGGGGGCGGGGTGAGTTCGGGGTCGTAGCGGGGGTGGCCGGCGGTGGTCACTCGCACGGGTGGCGGAGTTTTCCACAGGTGCGGGGACCGTCCACAGCGCTCGGCGGGCTCGGCCCGGCGGAGGCAGTCTGAGGTCGTGGCAGACGCCGCCGTACGGGACGGGCCCGTACGTACGTCCGCCCGTCCGGCGAGGGCGCCGGGCGGGGGAGGGGAGCGCGAGGATGAACGAGACCTTGGTCTGTGTGGTGGGCAATGTGGCGACCGCGCCGGTGTACCGGGAGCTGGCGGCGGGGCCGTCGCTGCGGTTCCGGCTCGCGGCGACCGCGCGCTACTGGGACCGGGAGAAGAGCGCCTGGACGGACGGGCACACCAACTTCTTCACGGTGTGGGCCAACCGCCAGCTCGCCGCCAACGCGATGGCGTCGGTGGAGGTGGGGCAGCCGCTGGTCGTGCAGGGCCGGCTGAAGGTGCGCACCGACGGGCGCGACGGACGCGAGGGGCAGCAGCAGTGGGCGTCGGCCGACATCGACGCCACGGCGATCGGCCATGACCTCTCGCGGGGTACGGCGGTCTTCCGCCGCGCGGGCAAGCCGGAACCCCCCGCCGGGGCCGCCCGGCCCGAGCCCGACTGGGCGACTCCGCGTCCGCCGGAGACCGGGGAGGGCGACGCCGTCCAACAGGCTTCGGAACCAGCCACCGTGACGTGAAGTCAGCCTTCCGCCCGGGTTTATTTATCGATAATCGCTGCTCAACGGCGGTCCGGCGATAACGATTCCGGATCGGAAACGCCATCGGATCATCCGACCGGCCAGGGAGGCACAGCCCGAGTCCATAGGATGCCGGGCGTGCCCCTCGGGGCCACCGATTCTGCTGGTGGGACCCGTCCCCCACGTTCAACGGGTCCTGCTCGAAGGGGAATTCTGTGCTTGCTGCGCTCTCTGGGTTCTGCCGGTCCACCACCGTGGCCCGCCTGGCCGCCACCGCCACGGTCTCCGGGCTCGTGGCGGCTGGTGTGCTGTCCGGCGCCGGTACGGCCGCGGCCGATGTGGCACCGCAGACCGAGGGCGGGGCGAGCGCCACGCTGGACGGCCTGAAGACCTTCGGCGAGGCCGTGGTCCATGAGGCGGGCGGCGACCAGCGGGTGTCGGCGGGTCTGTTCGAGATGTCCGTGGACGGCGGCGGCACCCTCCAGACGTACGGCGTCGACCTGCACAACCCGGTCCAGCGCGACGCCCGCTACCAGGAGACGTCCTGGAGCGGCACCTCGTTGGGCACCAACCGGGACGCGGGCAGGATCGACTGGATCGTGCAGCACTCCTACCCCCAGGTCAACGACCTCGCCGCGCTCGCCCACCGGGCCGGCGTGGGCAGCCTCACCGAGCAGGACGCGGCGACCGGCACCCAGGTGGCCATCTGGCGGTACTCGGACCACGCCAAGGTCGACGCCGTGGCCCCGGGCGCCGAGAAGCTCGCCGACTACCTCCAGCGCAGCGCCCGCGCCGGCGGCGAACCGGGGGCCTCGCTGACCCTGGACCCGGCCGCGGTCTCCGGCCGCCCGGGCGTGGTCGGACCGGTGACCGTGCACACCGACGCGAGCGCGGTCACGGTGATACCGCCCGCGGACGCGGCCACCAGCGGGGTGCGGATCACCGACAAGACCGGCAAGGCGCTCACCAGGGTCAAGGACGGCAGCCGGATCTACTTCGACATCCCGAAGGACGCGGCGGACGGCTCCGCCCAGCTGAGCGTGCAGGCGTCGACGACCGTCCCGGTGGGGCGCGCTCTCGCCTCCGACAGCCGCAGCCAGACCCAGATCCTGGCCGGCTCCAGCGAGTCCGCGGTCTCCGCGAGCGCGACGGCCGACTGGGCCGCGCGGGGCGCGATACCGGCGGTGACGGCACGCAAGGACTGCGCCAAGGGCACCGTGGACATCACGGCCGCCGACCAGGGCGACCAGCCCTTCACCTTCAGCCTGATGGGCACCGGGCACACCGTCCCGGCCGGCGCCACGCGCACCGTCCCGGTCCCGCTCCAGGAGGACCAGGGCTACGACTTCACGATCACCGGCCCGAACGGCTTCACCCGCCGCTTCACCGGCGTCCTGGACTGCAAGACCCAGGGCACGATCGTCTCCAGGGCCGCCGCCCAGACCGTCGGCGAACCGACCCCGCTGGCCACCCCCGCCCCCGACGACACCGACCTCGCGGCTACGGGCGGCTCCGCCCTCACCCCCCTGATCGCCGGCGTCGCCATCGGCCTGGTCGTCATCGGCGGCGCGGTCCTGGTCGTCCTGCGCAAGCCGGAACAGCCCGGCGAATGACCCCGCCGCACGGCGGCCGGATCAACGCCCCGCCCGCCGTGCCCCCGGCGCCACCACACCGACCAGCGCACAGACGAGGCCGGTGGCGCCCAGGCTCCCGACCATGACCATCGCCACCCCGACCGCGAAGAGACCGCTGGAGTCGTCGGACCAGTCGCACCAGGCGGCGAGGGTCAGCCCGATCGTCGTCCCGGCCACCGTTGCCACGGTGTGCCGCCGGAGGGCTGCCCAGCAGACCGCCACCAGCAGACTCACCACCAGCCCGGCCACCTGCCACACCTGGTACGGCCCACTCCCCACCCCGCCGGCCCCCACGTCCCTGTACTGATCCCACCCCAGCCAACCACCCCACAGCCCGCCCGCGACGACTCCCAACCCGAGCACCCACACGGACTGCTTGGCCAACTTCTTCCACCACGTTTCTGGACGCATACCCCCAGCGTCACCCCCGCCTCTGGCCCCCGCGCAGAGCACTCGTACTCACCTCAACCCCCGCACTCCTACTCACTCACCCCCTGCCAGCAAGCCGCCCCAGGAAGAAAGTCCAGGTCAGCGCCCTCGGCCACAACGGGTTTCCGTGTAGGTGTGGCGATACGGCAAGTTGGGGTGCCACGGGGAATCTCGGAGTCTGCCGAGCTTCATGCACCACGAGCAGCGCGGCCAAGAAGTCGCAGGTCAACACGACTGCCCGCCTCGCTCCTAAAATGGTGATCACGCACGAGCGCCTCGCGGGCCGTCCTGGGCCGTGGAAGGACAGCTGGGCTTGCTGTGGACGCGCGCGACGTCAGTCAAACCACGTCGACAGCAGACCCGCGATAGTCGCGCATATCAGGCCGATGGAAGCGAGGACGGCGGGAGCTGTGAATTCTGGGGCCTGCTCAAGACCTACAAGCTCGATCCGCTCTCGGATGTGCAAGAGGTCCCCAATGGTGCTCTCGCTGGGTGCCTCCCGTTCCAGCCTGGTCCTACGCTCTTCCTCCGAGAGTCCAGGATCTCCCATGATCTCTTCGTACCTTCGGAGTTTCCGCCTGAGGTGATCTCGTCGGCCGTCAATCCGCCGCCACAGCAGCCAGACGCCAAGCGCCGGCAGCACGCCGCTGGCTACGGTCAGGATGGTGATCGCTAGTTTCATTCCTGCACTATGCGGTGACCACTGAGTGGCAGGGAAGCCTTGGTCCTCGGCGTCGGCGCCGTGGTGAGTGTCTAACTGCGTGACAACGCCGACGAACAGTGGCGAACGAGCGCGGACACCTACGGACCATCAGCACAGGTAAGAGGCTTACGAGCCCAAGGCAGCGCACCCATCCAAGTTGCTTTGGGATGAAGAAGTCACCGCGCAACGTCTCGTCACTGCGGTTCCTCTGTCGCAGCTTGCTCTGACAGACGCCGATCGAGCAGCGTGGCTGATGCCGGTGGGGGCAGCGCTACACACGCGCGCCTGATCAATCGACGCACCCGCCATCGTGGCTGACTGTCGTCGGCCGGGGCTCAGACCTGAGGCCGTCGCACGCCAGTGCACGCGATCAGCCTGCTTCCGTCATCGGTGAGGAACAGCGTGAACATCCAGGAGCCATCGGCAGTCCTGATCTGCCCCAGGCGAACCGGCTGCTGATGCCGACCGAGTAACTCCACGGCACGGTCCAAGTTCGTGGTCTCGCTGCCCCGACGACGCGTGAGCCGCAGCCGGCGCGCATAGACGAGGGCGAGCGACTCGGCGGACGTAGCTCCGTCCCAGATCACGTAGGAGCCGCCGCAGCGGAGCGCAACCAGAGCGGCTGCAGACGCCTCATCGCTACCGACCAGCAGTCGTTCGAGTCGTTCCCGCTCCACACCCGTCACCCCCACCCGGATCCTGTTGTACAGCAGCCGGATACAGCAACCACAGCAACCGGCCCCACCCCGTAGCGACCCCTTGAGGCCAGAACGCAACCTGTATGGCCGTCTCCGACCCATCTCTCTAGAGCTACGGATCAGAAGTCGTCCGTGCCCCACTCTGGTGGCGGCACTCGTCGAAGTTGTGTCGCGCCGCCACGGTAGAGTCTCCCTCTGCCGACGGGGGGCAACAGATGACGGCGTACCAATTGGGCTATGCGGAGGGACAGTGGACCATCTGGATCGCCCTCGGCTTGGCGGCAGTCTGGGTTGCAACAGGCCGATGGCGGGATCACCCACGCGCTGAAGGCAGGAACACAGAACAGCTCGCCGCCGTGGCGCGACGCCGGTCCCGGCTGGTCAATCGTTCGATCCTCGCCGTTGCCTCTGTGTGGATCCTGACTAACATCGTCGTT is a genomic window of Streptomyces sp. WP-1 containing:
- a CDS encoding dynamin family protein yields the protein MVTLDVRPQLLDTLSALRDRVAAARFPLPLAGAPRARANRDELLAQLDDYLVPRLRAPEAPLLAVVGGSTGAGKSTLVNSLVGRRVSEAGVLRPTTRTPVLVCHPADHHWFSGMRVLPDLARVWVPHHASRDDDLLLPGELPGDQPVRALRVETADTLPRGLALLDAPDVDSLVAENRVLAAELLCAADIWVMVTSAARYADAVPWHLLRTAKEYDATLVTVLDRVPHQVVSEVSRQYAALLTKAGLGDVPRFTVPELPESVWSAGLLPATAVAALRTWLIQHAQDPGARQYVMARTAHGLLDSLKTRMPELAGAAAAQYAAALRLTTAVEGAYDREHARLRDRLQSGAVLAGGALKRWRAFPLDCTAGELLDALVESLGALLLCAVTAADERVAEAWRREPAAAAPGLAGCEPSPESAEHRIGLAVRRWRRELEEYAEDEVRELDRSVAPDPEAVAALAATALLGGRRARHAGERLADRVGAHGALRLRDRAERLLVDHVDRVVHRERERRLAPLDALDIHPEPQAELIAALSVLQKER
- a CDS encoding GTPase, which translates into the protein MDHTDRVEPRDPMSPVKRTNPASPIAGPRAVDIGKQGEGARGDQGGAGDGRRSRDRGGDGTTASAAAAPEERDEEGTSMPDAGGAVADEAREGGEGGRKAGPGARGGASGAGAQESAPGGSPRAARAPRAAGPGSAPATPADPPDASGGSAPSTPSGSWDDGLIARRITDASAALAAPVAPVPARGGAARTVVPLAYEGPLRSRLDALRELVGLSRTRLDSQTLAEAGRVLDEAADRRKLSGRHTVVAIAGATGSGKSQLFNSLAGVAISETGVRRPTTSSPIACSWSDGAAGLIDRLGIPGRLRRRPLNNPESEEQLRGLVLIDLPDHDSAAVQHREQVDRILKLVDAVIWVVDPEKYADAVLHERYLRPMAGHAEVMFIVLNQVDRLPGEAADQVLDDLRRLLDEDGVALGEHGEPGATVLALSALTGEGVGDLRESLGEFVAERGAAARRVAADVDAAAAGLRPVYAAGRRVGLSEEAREEFAARLAEAVGATAAGEAAERAWLRNANRACGTPWLRLWRWYQKRGTAATGRHQVDAQADEEATARQRVEQAVRTVADRASAGLPAPWAQAVREAAVRGAQGLPEALDELAERAGGPSGRPPRPGWWPAAVLVQAAMTLLQIAGGLWLVGQIAGLMAPNLGVPVLLMVCGIVGGPLVEWGCRMAARGPARRYGQDAERRLCESAASCGRARVLDPVASELLRYGEVREQYGRVVRAEAGVG
- a CDS encoding TQXA domain-containing protein gives rise to the protein MLAALSGFCRSTTVARLAATATVSGLVAAGVLSGAGTAAADVAPQTEGGASATLDGLKTFGEAVVHEAGGDQRVSAGLFEMSVDGGGTLQTYGVDLHNPVQRDARYQETSWSGTSLGTNRDAGRIDWIVQHSYPQVNDLAALAHRAGVGSLTEQDAATGTQVAIWRYSDHAKVDAVAPGAEKLADYLQRSARAGGEPGASLTLDPAAVSGRPGVVGPVTVHTDASAVTVIPPADAATSGVRITDKTGKALTRVKDGSRIYFDIPKDAADGSAQLSVQASTTVPVGRALASDSRSQTQILAGSSESAVSASATADWAARGAIPAVTARKDCAKGTVDITAADQGDQPFTFSLMGTGHTVPAGATRTVPVPLQEDQGYDFTITGPNGFTRRFTGVLDCKTQGTIVSRAAAQTVGEPTPLATPAPDDTDLAATGGSALTPLIAGVAIGLVVIGGAVLVVLRKPEQPGE
- a CDS encoding single-stranded DNA-binding protein translates to MNETLVCVVGNVATAPVYRELAAGPSLRFRLAATARYWDREKSAWTDGHTNFFTVWANRQLAANAMASVEVGQPLVVQGRLKVRTDGRDGREGQQQWASADIDATAIGHDLSRGTAVFRRAGKPEPPAGAARPEPDWATPRPPETGEGDAVQQASEPATVT